The genomic window CATACAAAAGCAATATTTAAAGCATGTTTAGATGCATACTACAGGTTGAATGAAGATTATGCTCTAATATTTTCTGCGGCAAACGATATTGATAAAGTTGAAGAAGACAATTCAAGATATTCAGCATACTTACTTTTCTTATCAGTCTATTTTACGAATTATGAAGATTATGATAGACAAGGTTCAATTGCTATAAATACTTTGATGTTGTATCATAGAACCTTTCAATATAAGGACGAAGCAGATTTATTCTATAGTGAATTCGAGAAAAAAGTAGAGGCCAGTATAAATATGGAAGACGACGAATCAGATAAAGTTTGATTTTCTATTTTCAAAAGTTAAAACAGTATCCAATATCGCTCAAATCAAATCAGCTTTTGTATAATTATTGTCTCCGGGTTTAGATTTCTTAAGGTTCCAGTAATGAATAGCATCCTGTAATGATCTACCAGGATTGTCCTTTAAAAAATCCCGGATATAGGTATTGTATTCAAACTGTGGGGCAATTTGTTTTTCTGTTTTATTAGTACGTTTTTCTTCCATTATCAACTGCCATTGCAAAATAGCATCCCCCAGAGTACGTCCTTGCGAGGTTTTCATCCAATTCATAAATGGTACATTAAACTTAAAATGATTACCTATCTGATTCTTGAAAAATATTCTTACATTCTCCGTATTTTTATAATTATCTGTGATTTTAGTTTCATTGGTAAGCCTCTCTGTATTCCAGTCAAATCTTGATGTTCTTGAATTCCTTCTTTTAGTTGATGTTCGTTCTCCGGTTTGTAAAAATTTTACAATTCGTTGTGTCAATTCAATTTTACCACCTTTTTTGTCTAAATTTTCGGAACGACAAAAAGCTACCAGTTCTTCTTTATACCAGTAATAGTCCTTAAAATCTTTGATTGAAATTTCGGTAGTTAATTTTGGTCTGCTATTCATAAATAGATTTACGAGGTGGTTGTTTGATTTTCTTACAGCTATTGCCTTTTCTACCTATATTTAATCTTTAATATTCGGAATGGAGTCTCAGATACATCTTTATCTCCGGTAAAGGCAGGGGATTTATGTAATTGATTGACAGCTATGTAAAGCCAATCCTCATGTATACGAACATTATCGGGCCAATCTAATAGTTCATCTTTCTTTAATGTTTTAAGAGTGCCATCAGTAGAAAGGACATCAATACTACTGTTTTGAATATTGGTAAAATAATGATTGCCCTGATCATCAGTGGCGACACCGTCACAAATTGGTTTTTTGTTTACTACAGAAATAAGTTTAGTTACTTCGCTATCATCTTTTCCATCCCGAATGTCTTGTGTGGGTAATTGATACCATTTGGTGCCATTCATCGCTCCATAATACAGCGTTTCTCTATCGGCAGATAAGGTTATCGGATTGATACCTATTCTAGCTGGTTTCCCCATAAAGTATTGCACTTTATTATCGATAACCATATCAATATCTTCGGCTTGCATACTAGATAGGTCTGTAATTTTTCTAAAGGTATTGTTATTAATATCAACTACAATAATTCCAGGATTACCAAAATCAGCTAGATAGGCAAAGCCATTTTTTTCGTCTACAGCTACATCTTGTACAAAACTTGTTTTAGGAGCTAATTCTTGAGGAATATCAAAACGAAATAGTTCTTTATTTGTATGAATATCGTAAGCAAATAATCGGATTTTTCCAATATTCAGACCTGCATCGATTACCCAAAGCCGATCAATATTGTCAAATATGATACCTAAAGGGGCATCTAATTTATCGTTAGATTTAGTTTCAGCGGTAGATTGAATTTGTAAATTAGGAAAAGGAGTATACGCATTTTTACCGGTGATTTCAATTAATTGTAATTTTTTAGATCGTATAGGATGAATACTACTAAAAACCCTACCTTCTTTTGAAACGGCTACATTACCTGGATTGATATCCATTTCTGCTACCACTTCAAGGGTACCTACGGGTTTATCATTTACTTCCTTTTTATTTTTGGTTAAAGTAGTACAGGAAAAAAGAATAGGTGCTATAAGTAATAAGGTAATTAACTTTTTCATTTGATTTTATGTTTTAATGGTGAGGCAGTCTCATAAATAAATTTTACTATCCTTTAGAGCGAAGTCGAGAAAATCATATTTGAATTTTAAGATCATTTTCGACTACGCTCAAGGTGACAGAATAGTGATTTATTATTTTATATACTTCTTCATTCTTGTTTATCTTTTATAATATGCAATTAAAGATGCTTTACTAATCGTATTTGCACCAATAAAATAGTTTACTTGAGCCGCAGGAGTATCTGCTGAAAGATCTATACTATCAGTACTTAAAGCATACACTGTAAAAATATAAGGATGATCTCCGTTTCCTTCCGGAGGACAAGCACCTCCGAATCCTTTGGCACCAAAATCCGTGGTACTTTGAATCGTTCCTGCGGGTGCTAAACTAAGGCTGGGATTTCCTGCATTGGCTTTTAATTCCTTAGTACCAGCTGGAATATTAAAGGCTACCCAATGCCACCATCCGCTTCCGGTAGGTGCTTTGGGGTCATATACAGTGATAGCAAAGCTTTTAGTGTCTTCCGGAGCATTTTCCCAGGATAATTGGGGAGAAATATTTTCGCCTTCGCAACCAAATCCTGAAAAAACCTGTTTGTTTGTAAGTTGTCCGCTAATATCCGTACTTTTCAGGGTAAAGGTTTGGCTATTTGCGTTGATAGTAGTAAAAATTACGGAGAGGAATAAAATTAAATGTTTCATAAGAGTATATTTTAGACTTGTGAATACTATATTTAAGCTGGTATGGATTGTTTTTTAATTACTTCAAGGATCACTTCAGGATCTAATCTTTCTGTATAATCTTCTGGTACAAAACTATAGATAACTTCTCGTTTTTTATTAACAATAAAGGTTGCAGGCATAGGCAGTTCATAATCTTTATTACCATTATGAGCATCTACGTTAAGGTTAAAGGAATGATATAGCGCTCTTAAATCTTCAGGCATTTGAAAAACCAGTCCGAGTTTTTTGGCATACTTATTATCAATATCACTCAATACGCTAAAGGATAATTCATTTTTTTCTGAAGTGGTTAAGGAATGGTCCGGTGTTTCAGGAGAAATCGCAATTAAATCCGTATTCAATTTTTTTAATTCCGGAAGTATATTCTGAAGTGCTTTTAACTCCATATTGCAATAAGGACACCAGCCTCCTCGATAAAAAGAAATTACCAGGTAATCATTAGAAAAATGATCAAGCGAAACTTCATTTTCGGTTGCATCCGGTAACTTAAAAGCAGGTAAGGTTTCTCCCGTTTGTATAGCATTTGAGCTTAATTTGGCTTCTTTTAAACTATTGGTACTTTTTTCCATAATAGCCAGTTTTTCGGCAGGAAGGTTTTGAGCGGTGGCAGCTTTTTTAGCAGCAAGTGTTTGAGATAAATTCATGATTTTATTATTTTAATTAACTAATTTGATATTACAAAGATGTATCAAATCTCTAGCTTATAAAATGGAATAAATTACGAAAAGATGGAAAAAATTCGCATCTAGACAGCGTCTCTAAATTGTGTTCGGAATTGTGTGGGGGTTAAGGTTGTATTCTTTTTAAAGTATTTGATAAAATAGTAGGGGTCTTCAAAACCTAGTTGATAAGCAATCATTTGACTCGTTCCATCTGTATGGAGCAATTTATATTTTGCTTTTTCAATAACTTTTTCGGTTATAAAATTACAGGGCGTTTTGTTCTCACTTTTTTTGACCTCTTTGATAAGCGCTTTCAGCGGAATCCCCATCATTTCGGCATAAGTCCCTGCACAATAATTTTGTTCTATGTTCTGTTCTATAAGTTCTGAAAATTGTGCTATAGTAGATTGTTCTTTTTGACTACTGATATAATCATTAAGTAATTCACTCCATAAGATATGTAAATAACTCTCCTTTAAACGAGGATTACTTTCTGAGTTTAAGATAAATTGAATTTGGTTTTTTTTCTTATCTGTATTTTTAATTTTTTTAAAGTCAAAAGAAGTATTTACTTTCTTTACCAAATCTTCCAGGTCTGTAAAGATGTTTAAAAAGCCAGGATCAAGTTGGATCACAAAACCCTCGATATAGGGAGATGCTGCGATAATGTCAAAAGGCGTGTCGAAAAAGAAATAGCTTTTTGAAGGAACAGAGGTATTCACTTTATCTCTTTCAATTGTTATACTTCCGCTTAGCAGAATACAAATATTTTTTAGACTGGGTACAATGGTTTCATTATTTTTTATTGGATAAATCATTTTATTTTAAGATTAAATGTGAGATTAATTTACGCATTTTTATCATTAGTCGTAAAATGAGTTTTAAACTGAATCTAGGATGAGGTTTATAGCGACTACAGTTGATTTTAAACTAATCACATTTAGCATTCATATTGACTTCGGTAAGTTGATCCCAAATTGGATGATCATTATTCTGAGGGGATAGGTAAAACCAAACCAAATATTTCCCTTCTTTTGAACAATAGTCAGTAGTTATTTTAGCATTTAGTTCGATAATCCCCTTTTTAAAAAACTCATCATATAGTTTAATAGATCCTGTAAAGGTATTTTTATCTATTTGCTGAAAAGAGGATGTTGTCTTGGGGATTTTTTTAAAGAAATTTAAATTGGTAATTGCCCCGGTATTCATTAGTCCATCGAAATAGGTGTTGATGATGTTTTCTAATTTGGAAGTATCCAAATTCGGATTCTCCTGGATTATCCATAAGAAAACATATGAGAAATAATCTTCACTGTCTTTTTTACCCCAACCCGGTGCAAATCGTATATGTTCTTCACCTTGATAGTCCAAATCTCCGGCAAATAGTAATGGAAATTCCAAAACTTCGCTACGCCAATTATCTTCGGCTACCAGGACATTCTCAATCGTATTATGTAACCGAGAATACAGGTATGCAATACCTATGGTAATAATGATTACTACTACAAGTAAAACTTTAAGTATTTTTTTTAGCATCTGCTGGTTGTGCTGATTATTTAAAATCTTAAATTGTGTATGGTATGTTTTTATAAAACCAAGATATGAAATATATTAATGGAGAAAAAATAGATTGTAATACGGGTTTTTATTGAATGTTTTTACTTATCTGTGGAAGGAATACAGGTTATAAGTTGTAGAAACGTAGGGGTAGGGGTATGCACTAACCCTATATTATAATCAAAACTAATAATAGTGTTATGTATTTGCCTAAAATCTTTATACTAAGATTACAGCAATCCCTTGAAATGTACTTGGACTACTCATGGAATACTGGTTGATCTAAACAATGATTTTCGCATTATTCCCCAATAATCATTCCTCCTTTCATTTCCTTTTCAGTAGGTTTTTCGAACCAGTTTTCCATAAAGTCAAAATTATTTTTACTTACTTCAAATTCAAAAGTTTCTCCTTTCTCTGTATTCCTTTTTAAAACTCTTTGCAACCGGGTTTCTTTTGAAATATCTAAAAAATGCATTTTAAATGTATATCCATTTACCTTCGCAAACTTTCTAAATTTTTCGCGATGCTCAAATTTTGAAAACCCCAAATCCAAGATAGCATCTGCACCTGATTGTTCTAACTGCACGATTAAATCCATAATTATCTCTTCGGATCTTTCGATTCTTTCTAGAAACCATTCTAGTCCGTCCGTTATTTTTTTATCGTCTAGAAACAAAGTTTTGTTCCACTTATCAATCGAAAAAATAATACCTTTTGTTTCTTCCTTTAACTTAAGTGCATACGTAGTTTTTCCGGAACCCGTATTTCCAACGATTAAATGTATCATTTTGGTTTTTGAATGTTTGTTTGTACGCTCACAGTTATGGCAGAACTTAGCAGGTTAATATATAAAATGTATTAACAAAGTAAGAATGCAATATCTTATATTTAGTTTTACAAATAGTAGCCAGTTCTTATTTAAGATTATTATTTATGTGGGTAGCAATGGATAAGAAGTGATTAGCATACTAGCCGTACATTCAAGTCCATAGGTAATTTAACAAGGCTTGTAACTGAATGAAATAGTAAATAAATACTATTTTAAATTTAGACTATTATTTTATCACTTAGGCCTTTATTGTTCTAACTATTATACTGAAAATACTACTTATTTTAACCTATTTAAAATGCTATTAGCCAATTCTTTAATTATTTGATTAGCTTCAGGAAAACTAGAATTTGCTATAATGGAAATACCTATATTTTGTTCTGGATATATCATCAACCAGTTTTGACTACCATAGATTCCTCCATGATGCTCCAAATGACTACTATTTTCATCTTGGATTATTTCCCAAAAATATCCAATCCAAATATTATCAACATCGTGAAATAATTTTGTGTGCGATATTTTCACATTAGAATTTTCACTATTTAGTTGCCATTTAATATAGTTTAATAAATCTTTTGAATTTGATTTGATTCTACCAGCTGCTCCCCATAATTTTATTGGTTTTTTAAAGTTTGGCATTAATTCGTTTCTATCATTATATCCATTAGCGAGTAATAATTCGTTATTCTTATCTAAATTAATGTACGTATTGGTCATTTGAGCGGGTATAAGTAGTTTTTCTTTAAGAATTTGCTCAAAGGATTTATCATATACTTTTTCTAAAATATATGCTATTAGATTTGGTGCTACATTAGAATAACTATAAACTTCTCCAGGTTTTTGGTGTAATTCTAAGTATTTAACTTCTGATAATAGTTCTTCTTTTTTATATTCATTTAATTTCTTTTTAGCTTTATAATAATTATTAGTAGTAGCCTTTTGATATAATTCAGAAATTCCTTTAATATTTAAGGGCAAACCACTAGTATGCGTGATTAGATGTTTTATTCGTACAGGTTCTCCATTAAATTCAAGGTTTTCATATTCTTTTCCCAATATATCATAAACCGAGCTTTCTAATTTAAGTTTCTGTTCGTTAACGGCACAAGCTACAAGGTATCCGGTCATTGTTTTAGATACCGAAGCAATTTCATAAAGTGTTTTATTACTGGGCTTATTATTCAAATGTTTATCTAATTCACCATAATGTCCTAAAAAACTTCTTTTCTTG from Aquimarina sp. ERC-38 includes these protein-coding regions:
- a CDS encoding peroxiredoxin-like family protein; translated protein: MNLSQTLAAKKAATAQNLPAEKLAIMEKSTNSLKEAKLSSNAIQTGETLPAFKLPDATENEVSLDHFSNDYLVISFYRGGWCPYCNMELKALQNILPELKKLNTDLIAISPETPDHSLTTSEKNELSFSVLSDIDNKYAKKLGLVFQMPEDLRALYHSFNLNVDAHNGNKDYELPMPATFIVNKKREVIYSFVPEDYTERLDPEVILEVIKKQSIPA
- a CDS encoding YbhB/YbcL family Raf kinase inhibitor-like protein, coding for MKHLILFLSVIFTTINANSQTFTLKSTDISGQLTNKQVFSGFGCEGENISPQLSWENAPEDTKSFAITVYDPKAPTGSGWWHWVAFNIPAGTKELKANAGNPSLSLAPAGTIQSTTDFGAKGFGGACPPEGNGDHPYIFTVYALSTDSIDLSADTPAAQVNYFIGANTISKASLIAYYKR
- a CDS encoding L-dopachrome tautomerase-related protein is translated as MKKLITLLLIAPILFSCTTLTKNKKEVNDKPVGTLEVVAEMDINPGNVAVSKEGRVFSSIHPIRSKKLQLIEITGKNAYTPFPNLQIQSTAETKSNDKLDAPLGIIFDNIDRLWVIDAGLNIGKIRLFAYDIHTNKELFRFDIPQELAPKTSFVQDVAVDEKNGFAYLADFGNPGIIVVDINNNTFRKITDLSSMQAEDIDMVIDNKVQYFMGKPARIGINPITLSADRETLYYGAMNGTKWYQLPTQDIRDGKDDSEVTKLISVVNKKPICDGVATDDQGNHYFTNIQNSSIDVLSTDGTLKTLKKDELLDWPDNVRIHEDWLYIAVNQLHKSPAFTGDKDVSETPFRILKIKYR
- a CDS encoding serine hydrolase domain-containing protein codes for the protein MKIKWIVYSLILIVAQSCNSQSNKKELSIIVENEVEKVLKDHRFNAISIAVVDKKRSFLGHYGELDKHLNNKPSNKTLYEIASVSKTMTGYLVACAVNEQKLKLESSVYDILGKEYENLEFNGEPVRIKHLITHTSGLPLNIKGISELYQKATTNNYYKAKKKLNEYKKEELLSEVKYLELHQKPGEVYSYSNVAPNLIAYILEKVYDKSFEQILKEKLLIPAQMTNTYINLDKNNELLLANGYNDRNELMPNFKKPIKLWGAAGRIKSNSKDLLNYIKWQLNSENSNVKISHTKLFHDVDNIWIGYFWEIIQDENSSHLEHHGGIYGSQNWLMIYPEQNIGISIIANSSFPEANQIIKELANSILNRLK
- a CDS encoding helix-turn-helix domain-containing protein yields the protein MIYPIKNNETIVPSLKNICILLSGSITIERDKVNTSVPSKSYFFFDTPFDIIAASPYIEGFVIQLDPGFLNIFTDLEDLVKKVNTSFDFKKIKNTDKKKNQIQFILNSESNPRLKESYLHILWSELLNDYISSQKEQSTIAQFSELIEQNIEQNYCAGTYAEMMGIPLKALIKEVKKSENKTPCNFITEKVIEKAKYKLLHTDGTSQMIAYQLGFEDPYYFIKYFKKNTTLTPTQFRTQFRDAV
- a CDS encoding DUF6434 domain-containing protein; its protein translation is MNSRPKLTTEISIKDFKDYYWYKEELVAFCRSENLDKKGGKIELTQRIVKFLQTGERTSTKRRNSRTSRFDWNTERLTNETKITDNYKNTENVRIFFKNQIGNHFKFNVPFMNWMKTSQGRTLGDAILQWQLIMEEKRTNKTEKQIAPQFEYNTYIRDFLKDNPGRSLQDAIHYWNLKKSKPGDNNYTKADLI
- a CDS encoding AAA family ATPase, which encodes MIHLIVGNTGSGKTTYALKLKEETKGIIFSIDKWNKTLFLDDKKITDGLEWFLERIERSEEIIMDLIVQLEQSGADAILDLGFSKFEHREKFRKFAKVNGYTFKMHFLDISKETRLQRVLKRNTEKGETFEFEVSKNNFDFMENWFEKPTEKEMKGGMIIGE